A portion of the Sphaerochaeta pleomorpha str. Grapes genome contains these proteins:
- a CDS encoding DUF4416 family protein — MGRLCQFELQKLVMGVLSSDESLHERLIETLVQRFGPIQEESEHVPFLFTDYYNKEMGGQPFRCFIVFKDLVDPSLLATIKLETNEIEQLFADKGNRKINLDPGILSAGSFILATTKNRSHRIPLHDGIYAETTLIYHGHCFNALPWTYADYRTEAFRTLFERYRNDYLQQLRMLENRL; from the coding sequence ATGGGCAGGTTATGCCAGTTTGAACTCCAAAAGCTGGTAATGGGAGTACTGTCCTCCGACGAATCCTTGCATGAGCGTCTCATCGAGACACTCGTGCAGCGGTTCGGTCCCATACAGGAGGAAAGCGAACACGTTCCTTTCCTGTTTACCGATTATTACAACAAGGAAATGGGAGGGCAACCCTTTCGTTGTTTTATTGTGTTTAAGGACCTTGTCGACCCTTCTTTGCTGGCAACGATAAAGCTTGAAACCAACGAGATCGAGCAACTATTTGCAGACAAGGGTAATCGAAAGATCAATCTCGATCCCGGGATTCTCTCTGCCGGAAGTTTTATCCTGGCTACCACTAAAAACCGATCCCATAGGATTCCCCTTCATGACGGGATCTATGCCGAGACAACCCTTATCTATCATGGACACTGTTTCAATGCACTTCCCTGGACCTATGCTGATTATAGAACCGAAGCCTTTAGAACCCTTTTCGAGCGCTACAGAAACGATTATCTACAGCAACTTCGAATGCTTGAGAATCGGTTATAA
- a CDS encoding LacI family DNA-binding transcriptional regulator: MAKPTLKIIAEQAGVSVTLVSLVLNNKPTRVSEITRQRIFAVAKENNYVPNKLASALKSKRSHILGIVVPYTPFGFFSELIYYVEQSAWARGYSAITINTFNDSQKEFESLRLYQSGLFDGMLIASLSETSEAKGNYQDMLNARFPFVFVDRYAKGISVPIVSSDHFQIAYSMTSQILKKKHPRNILFLNREGQPLNTTLILRREGYRKAMIDAHLMPWEVSFSLRGGEHKADTTLTEVLDNLKEEPEAIFLYSGFYMPYLLKSLDASRFRDCTPEFLTVDGFSVTQDLVVQKGVLDCVANHLLFTIQDTQQIAERAVETLVMQIEKGEKVSVPYIPAMSFWR; encoded by the coding sequence ATGGCAAAACCTACTTTAAAAATAATTGCTGAACAAGCTGGGGTCTCGGTAACTTTGGTTTCCCTTGTACTCAACAATAAGCCGACCCGAGTATCCGAAATTACCCGACAGAGAATCTTTGCTGTTGCAAAGGAAAACAATTATGTGCCCAATAAACTTGCCAGTGCCCTTAAGTCAAAGAGGAGCCATATACTTGGGATAGTAGTCCCTTATACGCCATTTGGGTTTTTTAGTGAATTAATCTATTACGTTGAACAATCGGCCTGGGCGAGAGGCTACAGTGCAATCACCATAAATACGTTTAATGATTCCCAAAAAGAGTTTGAGTCTCTTCGACTGTACCAGAGTGGTCTTTTCGATGGCATGTTGATAGCTTCCCTTTCGGAGACTTCCGAGGCAAAAGGAAACTACCAGGATATGCTGAACGCCCGGTTTCCGTTTGTATTTGTTGATCGATATGCCAAGGGCATTTCTGTTCCCATTGTTTCCTCTGACCATTTCCAGATTGCCTATTCGATGACTAGTCAGATATTGAAAAAGAAACACCCCCGCAATATTTTATTTCTGAATCGTGAAGGGCAGCCCTTGAATACCACCCTGATACTCAGAAGGGAAGGGTATAGAAAAGCAATGATTGATGCACACTTAATGCCTTGGGAAGTAAGTTTTTCCCTTAGGGGAGGAGAACATAAAGCCGATACTACCCTCACTGAGGTTTTGGACAATTTAAAAGAGGAACCTGAGGCCATATTCCTCTATTCAGGCTTTTATATGCCCTATCTATTGAAGTCCCTGGATGCTTCCCGGTTCAGGGACTGTACTCCGGAATTTCTCACCGTTGATGGGTTTTCGGTCACTCAGGATTTAGTCGTACAGAAGGGGGTTTTGGACTGTGTAGCCAATCATCTGTTGTTTACGATCCAAGATACCCAGCAAATAGCAGAAAGGGCTGTTGAAACACTGGTAATGCAAATTGAGAAAGGAGAAAAGGTTTCAGTTCCCTATATTCCTGCTATGAGTTTTTGGAGGTAA
- a CDS encoding L-serine ammonia-lyase translates to MESLRQLYRIGYGPSSSHTMGPRFSATHFLSNNQEACRFEADLYGSLAATGKGHLTDKAIREVFEASSKPVEIVWFPDIEKPYHPNALTLRSFDRNNNLLSEQTYYSVGGGRVVIEGHAEADPPQIYPKEYSTMRQILDYCNQEGMQLWEFVIQFEGMEILSFVEEVWSVMSEAVENGLNAEGVLPGGLKLQRKAWQYNAKAAEFTGPLGNTALALSYALAVSEENAGGGKIVTAPTCGSCGVLPGVIYYLAKQYKFPKIKILRALLTAGIIGNVVKTNGSISGAEVGCQGEVGVACAMASGAATQLLGGTIYQVEYAAEMGLEHHLGLTCDPMRGLVQIPCIERNALATMRSIDHCTYALLGDGRHKVSFDNVIEVMMETGQALPSLYRETSRGGLAKVMS, encoded by the coding sequence ATGGAATCATTGCGCCAACTGTATAGAATTGGGTATGGACCCTCAAGCAGCCATACTATGGGGCCTCGTTTCTCTGCTACCCACTTCCTGTCAAACAACCAGGAAGCATGTCGTTTTGAGGCCGACTTGTATGGAAGTTTAGCTGCAACCGGAAAAGGGCACTTGACTGACAAGGCTATCCGCGAGGTTTTCGAAGCTTCTTCAAAACCTGTCGAGATAGTATGGTTTCCCGATATCGAGAAACCCTACCACCCGAACGCCCTCACGTTGCGTTCTTTCGATAGGAATAATAATCTCTTGTCTGAACAGACCTATTACAGTGTAGGCGGGGGAAGGGTTGTCATCGAAGGCCATGCAGAAGCGGATCCTCCCCAGATTTATCCCAAAGAATACAGTACCATGCGCCAGATTCTCGATTATTGTAATCAGGAAGGGATGCAACTGTGGGAATTTGTCATTCAGTTTGAAGGAATGGAGATTCTTTCCTTTGTTGAAGAAGTTTGGTCTGTTATGTCTGAAGCTGTTGAAAATGGGCTCAATGCCGAGGGCGTTCTTCCCGGCGGACTCAAGCTACAACGAAAAGCCTGGCAATATAATGCCAAGGCCGCTGAATTTACCGGTCCACTGGGTAATACGGCACTTGCCCTGAGCTATGCGCTTGCTGTCTCGGAAGAGAATGCAGGTGGAGGCAAGATTGTGACTGCCCCTACCTGTGGCAGTTGCGGTGTTTTGCCAGGGGTAATCTATTACCTTGCAAAACAGTATAAATTTCCAAAGATCAAAATTCTCAGGGCTTTGCTCACCGCCGGTATAATCGGCAATGTGGTGAAAACCAATGGTTCGATCAGCGGGGCAGAGGTTGGTTGCCAGGGCGAGGTGGGTGTAGCCTGTGCCATGGCCAGTGGGGCTGCAACCCAATTGCTGGGAGGGACTATCTATCAGGTGGAGTATGCGGCGGAGATGGGTCTTGAGCATCATCTGGGCTTGACCTGTGACCCTATGCGTGGATTGGTACAGATCCCCTGCATTGAAAGGAATGCACTTGCTACGATGCGTTCCATTGACCACTGTACTTATGCCTTATTGGGCGATGGCAGGCATAAAGTCTCCTTTGATAATGTAATTGAAGTAATGATGGAAACTGGGCAGGCGCTTCCTTCCCTGTATCGGGAAACTTCCCGTGGTGGCCTTGCCAAGGTTATGAGTTGA
- a CDS encoding amino acid ABC transporter permease, whose amino-acid sequence MKRKKTGIPIWQDTHKRQFIWQFLFALIALYVVSAGYGNIIDSLARIGMVPSFKFLKMPSNFNLGDSFISVTNTSSNSIMLLAGFLNTISISFLAIVFSIFLGLAIALCRLSSNWLLKKMATIYIEIIRNIPLLLLLLLWYRAFFLRMPGIREGVIWGSSLLADGSQQVLLSLSNRGFSVAWLVPTAYFKTYRWFVLAGLVLAVLLCSFLVWKQQRTGKKQAILFYPILLFLGFAFISYHLLPQKAFYLDIPVMKRFNLEGGLHITAEWFSLFSGLVLYTSAFVAEIFRSGLQGVSKGQVEAARALGLSHYQTLRLVVIPQAKVVVIPPLTSQCLGVAKNTSLGVAIGFPDLFSITGTMINQTGRAMEMILIAMAIYLGLSLLTSYIMNIYNKHILIKER is encoded by the coding sequence ATGAAACGTAAGAAAACCGGGATTCCTATCTGGCAGGATACGCATAAAAGGCAATTCATCTGGCAGTTTCTCTTTGCCTTGATAGCTTTGTATGTCGTTTCTGCCGGCTACGGGAATATTATCGATTCTCTGGCTAGGATAGGAATGGTCCCTTCGTTCAAGTTTCTCAAGATGCCTAGTAATTTCAATCTTGGGGATTCTTTCATTTCTGTGACCAATACGTCCAGCAATAGTATAATGCTGCTTGCTGGGTTTCTTAATACCATCTCCATCTCATTCCTTGCCATTGTTTTTTCAATATTCCTTGGATTGGCGATTGCCTTGTGCAGATTGAGTTCAAACTGGTTGTTGAAGAAGATGGCGACCATCTATATTGAGATAATCAGGAATATTCCCCTGTTGCTCTTATTGCTTCTTTGGTATCGTGCATTTTTTCTCAGGATGCCTGGCATTCGGGAAGGGGTTATATGGGGCAGTAGCCTCCTAGCTGACGGAAGCCAACAGGTTCTCCTCTCTCTTTCCAATCGTGGTTTTTCCGTTGCCTGGTTGGTTCCTACAGCATATTTCAAGACGTACCGCTGGTTTGTTTTAGCAGGGCTGGTCCTTGCTGTTTTACTTTGCAGTTTCTTGGTTTGGAAGCAACAAAGGACAGGGAAAAAGCAAGCCATCCTGTTTTATCCCATTCTGTTATTTTTGGGTTTTGCTTTCATTTCCTATCATTTGCTACCCCAAAAAGCTTTTTATCTGGATATTCCCGTTATGAAACGATTTAACCTTGAAGGAGGTTTGCATATAACTGCGGAATGGTTCAGCCTGTTTTCCGGACTTGTTCTCTATACTTCTGCTTTTGTCGCTGAAATCTTCCGCTCCGGGCTTCAGGGTGTTTCAAAAGGTCAGGTGGAAGCCGCAAGGGCTTTGGGCTTGAGCCATTACCAAACGTTACGTCTGGTAGTCATTCCCCAGGCAAAGGTAGTTGTCATACCGCCACTTACTAGCCAGTGCCTTGGGGTTGCCAAGAATACCTCCCTTGGAGTTGCCATTGGTTTTCCTGATTTGTTTTCTATCACAGGAACCATGATCAACCAGACAGGCAGGGCTATGGAAATGATTCTGATTGCCATGGCTATCTATTTGGGGTTGAGTCTTTTAACGAGTTATATCATGAACATATACAACAAACACATTCTGATCAAAGAACGGTAA
- a CDS encoding amino acid ABC transporter substrate-binding protein gives MKKTLGSLFAVLAILLVLTSCSNNTADEKTTTTETTVAAIAATPATTTVTPESTKKSMLQTVRDRGYIVVGVNASNPGFSFLQEDGTYKGFEVDLAKAISVAVFGTPDKLEFRPLTSKERFVALQSGEIDLLIRTATINFTRDNELGLDFTTPYFYDGQTFIVRGDLGIETMNDLEGASIAVLTGSTTETNLASIMASKQINYKPLTFENLDEMKSAFINGRVDALSVDKSSAVVFLSQFGDSGNFKGLEETISKEPLGIAVRGGDSNWADICQWTLNALWFGDEHNITSANIDQVKATTTDPETKSFLGTGKDLGPMMGLATDWSYQIIKQCGNYGEIFDRELGIPMHVTRGYNKPWNQGGLFYACPFN, from the coding sequence ATGAAAAAAACATTGGGTTCCTTGTTTGCCGTCCTGGCAATCCTTCTCGTGCTCACCTCGTGCTCTAACAATACCGCGGATGAGAAAACTACAACAACTGAGACAACAGTCGCAGCCATTGCAGCAACCCCTGCAACAACTACTGTCACCCCTGAATCGACTAAAAAATCGATGCTCCAGACTGTCCGTGACCGAGGGTATATAGTTGTAGGTGTTAACGCATCAAACCCTGGATTCTCTTTCCTCCAGGAAGATGGTACCTATAAGGGATTCGAGGTTGATCTGGCGAAGGCCATTAGTGTTGCAGTTTTTGGAACTCCAGACAAACTGGAATTTCGGCCACTTACCAGCAAAGAGCGGTTTGTTGCACTGCAGAGTGGGGAAATTGATCTGCTGATTCGCACCGCAACTATTAATTTTACCCGTGATAATGAGCTTGGACTGGATTTTACGACTCCGTATTTCTATGATGGCCAGACGTTCATTGTTCGTGGGGACCTGGGAATCGAAACCATGAATGACTTGGAAGGTGCCTCCATTGCTGTTTTGACTGGAAGTACTACCGAGACCAACCTTGCTTCAATCATGGCGAGCAAACAAATTAATTATAAGCCGTTAACGTTTGAGAATCTCGATGAGATGAAGAGTGCTTTTATCAATGGCCGTGTTGATGCCCTTTCCGTCGATAAATCATCTGCAGTGGTTTTCCTGTCACAGTTCGGGGATTCAGGTAATTTCAAGGGTCTTGAAGAGACTATAAGCAAGGAACCGCTTGGTATTGCGGTTCGTGGTGGCGATAGTAACTGGGCAGATATCTGCCAATGGACACTTAATGCACTATGGTTTGGTGATGAACACAATATTACCAGTGCAAACATTGACCAGGTAAAGGCTACTACGACAGATCCTGAAACCAAGAGCTTCCTAGGGACTGGAAAGGATCTTGGACCGATGATGGGCCTTGCTACCGACTGGTCCTATCAGATTATCAAGCAATGTGGCAACTATGGTGAAATCTTTGACCGTGAATTGGGCATTCCCATGCATGTTACCCGCGGTTACAACAAGCCTTGGAACCAAGGTGGATTATTCTACGCCTGTCCGTTCAACTAG
- a CDS encoding amino acid ABC transporter ATP-binding protein — translation MLDNNEKKPLIIFEDVHKWYTPEFEVLKGIDYTIHKGEVNVIIGPSGSGKSTFIRTINALEEYQKGKITVDGIVLDHNIKHINAIRNKIGMVFQQFNLFPHLSVLHNVTLSPIWTLKQSKEEAETNALELLERVGVKDQALKFPNQLSGGQQQRVAIARSLAMKPQIMLFDEPTSALDPEMIKEVLDVMIELADRNMTLLVVTHELGFAKAVADTVIFFDEGKIIETASPDVFFSNPEKDRTKQFLSQILNH, via the coding sequence ATGCTAGATAACAACGAAAAAAAACCTTTGATTATATTTGAGGATGTCCACAAGTGGTATACCCCTGAGTTCGAAGTTCTCAAGGGAATAGACTATACCATCCACAAAGGCGAAGTGAACGTTATAATCGGGCCTTCAGGAAGTGGTAAGTCGACGTTTATCCGTACAATAAATGCACTGGAAGAATACCAGAAGGGAAAGATTACCGTAGATGGTATTGTCCTGGACCACAATATCAAACACATCAATGCAATACGAAACAAGATAGGAATGGTGTTCCAGCAGTTCAATCTGTTTCCCCATCTATCAGTATTGCATAACGTTACGCTTTCACCTATCTGGACGCTTAAGCAGAGCAAGGAAGAGGCCGAGACCAATGCCCTGGAGCTATTGGAGAGGGTTGGGGTAAAGGATCAGGCGTTGAAATTCCCGAATCAACTTTCTGGAGGTCAACAACAACGGGTTGCAATTGCACGGTCACTTGCCATGAAGCCACAGATTATGTTGTTTGATGAGCCCACCAGTGCCCTTGATCCAGAGATGATCAAGGAAGTACTTGATGTAATGATAGAACTGGCAGATCGAAATATGACACTTCTGGTCGTAACCCACGAGCTAGGCTTTGCAAAGGCCGTGGCAGATACGGTAATCTTCTTTGATGAAGGGAAGATTATAGAGACAGCTAGCCCTGATGTCTTCTTTTCAAATCCAGAGAAAGACAGGACAAAACAGTTTTTGTCACAGATTCTCAATCATTAG
- the aroF gene encoding 3-deoxy-7-phosphoheptulonate synthase, translating to MIIVLKKNIHEAQRESLRSFLENKGYTVKEIIGQEETVFGAVGQSGLDIREVEMLDGVASVVPISKPYKLASRELKKEDTIVTVGNVKIGGNRIAVMAGPCAIESREQISTIAGLVREAGAVILRGGAFKPRTSPYAFQGLGEEGLQYLKEAGEKYGMPVTTEIVSPSDVDLMKNYIDMFQIGARNMQNFELLKAVGKTGMPVLLKRGLCATLEEWLMAAEYLMASGTDQIVLCERGIRTFERATRNTLDCSAIPVVQKMTHLPVIGDPSHATGLRDMVNPMSLAIVASGASGLIVEVHDHPEKAFSDGPQSLYPSQFEKLMRDIQALAPVVGKSLERIPRIIPSSLTQKQGEAYSTFNQAIAFQGERGAYSELAVRRAFDEKSSVLPCKSFADVFDAVMQGKAAYGVVPVENTLGGTINDNLDLLISHPGIQVVGEQQVRIIHNLIVLPGTKKEQITHIYSHPQGLAQCADFLKNEMPWAEAVPFFDTAGSVSFVKKTLDPTKAAIAGAPAARFHDMEILSEGIESNPRNYTRFYIICREENASLFRSAAPVNRASLQFTVGDHPGALFEALSILSKHGLNMKKLESRPIPGKPWEYSFFVETELGEEGAFTIALDELKGCCSSARVLGTFTAAL from the coding sequence ATGATTATCGTACTCAAGAAAAATATACATGAAGCACAACGCGAGAGCCTCAGGTCCTTTCTGGAAAACAAAGGTTATACTGTAAAGGAAATCATTGGACAGGAAGAGACTGTCTTCGGGGCAGTAGGTCAGAGCGGTCTCGATATCCGTGAAGTAGAGATGCTTGACGGTGTTGCGAGTGTAGTCCCTATCAGCAAACCCTATAAACTTGCCTCGAGGGAACTGAAAAAAGAAGACACCATCGTAACGGTCGGTAACGTGAAGATCGGGGGAAACAGGATTGCTGTCATGGCAGGTCCCTGCGCCATCGAGTCGCGTGAGCAGATTTCTACCATTGCCGGTCTGGTGCGTGAAGCCGGTGCGGTAATTTTACGAGGTGGGGCGTTCAAACCCCGGACTTCCCCCTATGCATTCCAAGGTCTTGGTGAAGAGGGTCTGCAATACCTCAAGGAAGCCGGCGAAAAGTACGGCATGCCGGTAACCACAGAAATCGTGAGTCCTTCCGATGTTGACCTCATGAAAAACTATATTGACATGTTCCAGATCGGGGCAAGGAATATGCAGAATTTCGAATTGCTCAAGGCAGTCGGAAAGACAGGTATGCCGGTCCTCTTGAAAAGGGGCCTGTGCGCAACGCTCGAAGAATGGCTCATGGCCGCAGAATACCTCATGGCTAGCGGGACTGACCAGATAGTCCTGTGTGAGCGGGGTATCCGCACATTTGAGCGTGCTACCCGAAATACGCTCGATTGTAGTGCCATCCCTGTAGTCCAGAAAATGACACACCTGCCTGTTATCGGGGACCCCAGCCATGCTACAGGTCTCAGGGATATGGTTAATCCTATGAGTCTTGCCATCGTTGCCAGTGGAGCTTCCGGCCTTATCGTGGAAGTGCATGACCATCCTGAAAAAGCTTTCAGTGACGGTCCCCAGTCTCTTTATCCCTCTCAGTTTGAGAAACTGATGCGTGATATCCAGGCGCTTGCCCCTGTTGTCGGGAAATCGCTTGAGAGAATTCCACGCATTATCCCTTCTTCCCTTACCCAGAAACAGGGAGAAGCGTATTCTACTTTCAACCAAGCCATAGCCTTCCAGGGGGAACGTGGTGCATACAGTGAACTTGCCGTTCGCAGGGCTTTCGACGAGAAATCATCGGTTCTGCCTTGTAAATCCTTTGCCGATGTTTTTGATGCAGTCATGCAGGGAAAAGCTGCCTATGGGGTAGTCCCTGTTGAGAATACCCTGGGGGGAACAATCAACGATAACCTCGATTTGCTCATCAGCCATCCAGGAATACAGGTGGTCGGGGAGCAACAGGTTCGCATCATTCATAACCTCATTGTCCTTCCCGGTACAAAGAAGGAGCAGATTACCCATATCTATTCCCATCCGCAAGGGCTTGCCCAGTGTGCAGATTTCTTGAAAAACGAGATGCCTTGGGCAGAGGCTGTGCCCTTCTTCGATACCGCTGGGTCTGTTTCTTTCGTGAAAAAGACACTCGACCCGACAAAAGCTGCTATTGCCGGAGCACCGGCTGCCAGATTCCATGATATGGAAATCTTGAGTGAAGGGATTGAAAGCAACCCCCGTAACTATACAAGGTTTTATATTATCTGCAGGGAGGAGAACGCTTCCCTTTTCCGGTCTGCTGCCCCAGTGAACAGGGCTTCGCTCCAGTTTACCGTAGGTGATCATCCGGGAGCTCTGTTTGAAGCCTTGTCCATTCTTTCCAAGCATGGCCTTAATATGAAGAAACTGGAATCGAGGCCGATTCCCGGAAAGCCGTGGGAATACTCCTTCTTCGTCGAGACTGAGCTTGGGGAGGAAGGCGCCTTTACAATTGCCTTGGATGAATTGAAGGGTTGCTGTTCCTCGGCTCGGGTCCTCGGTACCTTTACGGCGGCTCTTTGA
- a CDS encoding endonuclease III domain-containing protein, which translates to MEDQYWVDLFSRFGSTIKKEGGKLPSVSAIALEKQDPFRVLVSTLISLRTKDEVTLQASRKLFSLADTPHAMLLLGQKAIEEAIYPAGFYKTKAKNLLAISEILEMTYNGKVPSSSEKLLQLPGVGIKTANLTLNLGFGIEAICVDCHVHQIANRMGWVATKTPEQTEQALQTVMPKRFWIPLNELLVVYGQYICTSVSPWCSKCSETATCLKNGVKKER; encoded by the coding sequence ATGGAAGACCAATATTGGGTAGATTTGTTTTCCCGCTTTGGGTCAACGATCAAGAAGGAAGGAGGGAAACTCCCTTCTGTCTCGGCAATTGCCTTGGAAAAACAGGACCCTTTCAGGGTTCTTGTCTCTACGCTCATATCACTGAGGACCAAGGATGAGGTGACCTTACAGGCAAGCAGGAAACTTTTTTCCCTCGCAGATACACCTCATGCCATGCTCTTGCTTGGGCAAAAAGCCATCGAAGAAGCTATCTACCCTGCCGGTTTCTATAAGACGAAGGCAAAGAACCTACTTGCCATAAGCGAAATCCTGGAAATGACCTACAATGGGAAGGTCCCCTCTTCCAGCGAAAAACTCCTTCAGCTTCCGGGGGTAGGGATAAAAACGGCAAACCTTACGCTGAACCTGGGATTCGGGATCGAGGCAATCTGCGTGGATTGCCATGTACACCAGATTGCAAACAGGATGGGCTGGGTTGCTACAAAAACGCCCGAGCAGACAGAACAGGCCCTCCAGACTGTCATGCCAAAGCGTTTTTGGATTCCACTCAACGAACTTTTGGTCGTTTACGGACAATATATCTGTACCTCGGTAAGCCCTTGGTGCAGCAAGTGCAGCGAAACGGCAACCTGTTTGAAAAACGGGGTAAAGAAAGAGCGGTAA
- a CDS encoding amino acid ABC transporter permease, whose protein sequence is MKTPVRFDPFKTEIELKHPLLFWIHQNLFSSPLNVLLTFFSGYLLYTMATKVVIPLFGWDWSVVRANLKFILTGSYPVSQLWRPWVCLCYSALLAGLTFRISTKPESKGPASLYIVAFAFVLLSFGNFSTMAKTFLAIIPFLLVLSFFFSKWISQQKVVFIAIISWIVLLPFCFILIRGFGGILTYVKTSFWGGLLLSLLISLTCIFLSVPIGLLLALGRRSKMRVVQSICIFIIEVTRGVPLITILFIGYLILPMALPASMTPSVFIRALTGIVMFHSAYMAESFRGGLQGISRTQYEAATSLNLSPSKSMLLVILPQVLKRMIPVLVNEFTAALKDTSLVSIIGMLDIIGVSTSIVSNPKYLTGSSQVLFFEGAIYFLLCYSISKTSRVIENKLGIKSKVGQ, encoded by the coding sequence ATGAAAACCCCTGTAAGATTTGATCCCTTTAAAACTGAAATTGAATTGAAACATCCCCTGTTATTCTGGATCCATCAGAATCTTTTTTCTTCCCCCTTAAATGTTCTATTGACCTTTTTTTCCGGTTATTTGCTCTACACAATGGCCACGAAGGTAGTAATACCTCTTTTTGGCTGGGATTGGTCGGTAGTCAGGGCAAACCTGAAATTTATCCTCACAGGCAGTTACCCTGTTAGCCAACTATGGCGCCCCTGGGTATGTCTCTGCTACAGCGCCCTTCTTGCCGGGCTTACTTTTCGTATTTCGACAAAACCTGAGAGCAAGGGGCCTGCTTCCCTGTATATCGTAGCATTTGCTTTTGTGCTCCTTTCTTTTGGTAATTTTTCCACGATGGCAAAGACTTTTCTGGCAATCATTCCATTCTTGTTGGTTTTGTCGTTTTTCTTTTCCAAATGGATTTCCCAGCAGAAGGTGGTTTTCATTGCCATCATCTCATGGATAGTCTTATTACCTTTTTGTTTTATCTTGATCAGGGGGTTTGGAGGTATCCTAACGTATGTGAAAACCTCCTTTTGGGGTGGTTTGTTGCTTTCCCTGTTGATCAGCCTCACCTGTATTTTCCTGTCCGTTCCCATAGGTTTGTTGCTTGCCTTGGGCAGGAGAAGCAAAATGCGTGTGGTTCAAAGTATCTGTATTTTCATAATAGAGGTAACACGGGGAGTTCCCCTGATTACCATTTTGTTTATTGGATATCTGATTCTCCCTATGGCGCTCCCTGCCAGCATGACTCCCTCTGTTTTTATCAGGGCGCTGACCGGTATCGTAATGTTTCACAGTGCTTATATGGCAGAATCATTCCGTGGGGGGTTGCAAGGGATTAGCAGGACGCAATATGAAGCGGCTACAAGCCTGAACCTATCACCCTCAAAATCTATGCTTCTTGTGATACTCCCCCAAGTGCTGAAACGTATGATCCCTGTTCTCGTAAATGAGTTTACTGCAGCTTTAAAGGATACGAGTCTGGTAAGCATCATTGGGATGTTGGATATCATCGGGGTCTCGACTTCCATCGTAAGCAACCCAAAGTATCTCACTGGAAGCTCCCAAGTTCTTTTCTTCGAGGGTGCCATCTATTTTTTACTTTGCTACAGTATTTCGAAAACAAGTCGAGTCATTGAAAATAAGCTTGGAATTAAAAGTAAGGTAGGCCAATAA
- a CDS encoding glycerophosphodiester phosphodiesterase, whose protein sequence is MKVFAHRGFSGKYPENTLLAFQKAEQAGADGIEMDVHLSKDGQLMIIHDELLARTTGKEGKVSDYTSRELSSINAGKTFADSYGITPIPRFEEYCEFLQSNTMISNVEIKTDNTYYPRIEEKALEVIRHYHLEDRVIFSSFNWLSVARIKQLEKAIPCGLLYGDSSVRNIGALARTFGIEYCHPSIALVDDEMVRECREQQIGLNVWTVNTPEQIEALRHWNVAGAISNFPDMCLDVLKR, encoded by the coding sequence ATGAAAGTATTTGCCCATAGGGGTTTTAGTGGGAAATATCCAGAGAACACCCTTCTTGCATTCCAGAAGGCTGAACAAGCAGGTGCCGATGGTATTGAAATGGATGTCCATCTTTCCAAGGATGGACAGTTGATGATCATTCATGATGAACTTTTGGCAAGGACTACCGGGAAAGAAGGGAAAGTCAGTGACTATACTTCTCGGGAACTCTCATCAATAAATGCAGGTAAAACATTTGCAGATAGCTATGGGATCACCCCTATTCCGCGTTTTGAGGAATATTGTGAATTCTTGCAGAGCAATACAATGATTTCCAATGTTGAAATAAAGACGGACAATACCTATTATCCCCGGATTGAGGAAAAGGCCCTTGAGGTAATCAGGCATTATCACCTGGAAGACCGGGTGATTTTCTCATCCTTCAATTGGCTCAGCGTCGCAAGGATCAAGCAACTTGAGAAAGCCATTCCCTGCGGATTGCTCTATGGTGATTCTTCAGTGCGGAATATAGGGGCCTTGGCGAGAACCTTCGGTATTGAGTATTGTCATCCTTCCATTGCCCTTGTTGATGACGAAATGGTGAGGGAATGCAGGGAACAGCAGATAGGATTGAATGTCTGGACAGTCAATACACCGGAACAGATTGAGGCTTTGAGGCATTGGAATGTGGCCGGGGCCATAAGCAACTTCCCTGATATGTGTCTGGATGTATTGAAGCGTTGA